GACCGCCCGTGGCCTCCGGAAGGACGTGGCCACCGTAGTCACGCAGGTGCTGGTGGATGAAAACGACCCTGCCTTCCAGCACCCCACCAAGCCCATCGGCTCCTTCTATGACAAGGTGGCTGCCGACCGCATCATGGCCCAGCGTGGCTGCACCATGGTGGAGGACGCCGGTCGTGGCTGGCGTCAGGTGGTCCCCTCCCCCAAGCCCGTGGATGTCATCGAGAAGAATACCGTCCGGGCGCTGGTGGACAGCGGCACCGTGGTCATCACCGTAGGCGGCGGCGGTATCCCCGTGGTGCGCCGCAACGGCCGTCTGGTAGGCACGCCCGCCGTCATCGACAAGGATTTCGCCTCCGCCAAGCTGGCGGAGCTGCTGAACGCCGATATGCTCATCATCCTCACCGCCGTGGAGAAGGTGGCCATCAACTTCGGCAAGCACGACCAGCAGTGGCTCAGTGACCTGACCCCGGAGCTGGCCCGGCAGTATATCGCAGAGGGCCAGTTCGCCCCCGGCTCCATGCTGCCCAAGGTGCAGGCAGCCCTGTCCTTCGCCGAGTCCGCCCCCGGTCGTGTGGCTCTGATCACTCTGCTGGAGAAGGCCAAGGACGGCATCGAGGGCAAAACGGGTACGAGAGTTCATCTGTGATCTTCCCCCTCCCCATCCCTTGTACCGCAGCAGCTTCTAACCCTCGATGGCCGTCCTGACAGTCTGATCCATGGCTCCCGGCGCAGCCGGCAGCCTGTGGGCGTGTCCACGGCATCGAGGGTAAGACCGGTACAAGAGTCCACCTGTGACCTTCTCCCTCTCCGCTCCTTGCACCACAATGACCTCCGCCCCTCGATGGCCGTCCTGACAGTCTGATCCACGGCTCCCGGCGCAGCCGGCAGCCTGTGGGCGTGCCCACGGCATCGAGGGTAAGACAGGTACAAGAGTCCACCTATAACACACATCGCCTTCCTGATAGGGCGGGACACCTTATGTGCCCCGCCCTATTAGTTTACCCAATTCCTGACAGTGCAGATCCATATCACCGCTCCGGGTTTTTCTCCGCCCATTATAAATTCTCACAAAAATTCTCCTCTTTCTTTGTGCTGGTGGCCGTAAATTTGTGATTTTCCTCATTCCCCGTTGAAATCCCGGCGCAAATCCTGTATAATAACGCATAGTTGACAGGGGTATTCTCCCTGTCCGCAGCATTCGTACAGCTTCGGTTCAAATGTGCGTCTGCCAACAATTAAAGGAGGAAAATTGAATGAAAAAGATCCTTGCGCTGATCCTTGCGCTGGTCATGGCTCTGAGCCTGGTGGCCTGCGGCTCCAAGGACGACAACGACACACCCGATGACGGCGACAAGACCAACACCATCAAGGTCGGTCTGATCTGCATCGGCGACGAGAACGATCAGGGCTACACCTACAACTTCATCCGCGGTAAGGAAGCCGCTACCCAGGCACTGGCTGCCAAGGGCATCAACGTGGAGTGGGTCATCAAGTACAACAAGGGTGAGAACGACGACTGCACCAACGCCAACATCGAGTGCGCCGAGGAAGGCTGCCAGCTCATCATCAACAACTCCTACGGCCATGAGCCCTTCATGCTGAAGGTGGCCGGCAAGAGCGAGTACAAGGACATCCAGTTCATCGGCTGCGCCAACTGTGGCTCCCGCAGCGACAGTCTGGAGAACACCCACAACGCCTTCGCCAACATCTACGAGGGCCGCTATGTGGCCGGCGTGGTGGCTGGCATGAAGCTGCAGGAGATGATCGACAACGGTGACATCACCGCCGAGCAGGCTGTCATCGGCTACGTGGGCGCTTTCTCCTTCGCTGAGGTCATTTCCGGCTTCACCGCTTACTATCTGGGCGCCAAGAGCGTCTGCCCCTCCGTCACCATGAAGGTCCAGTTCGTGGGCTCTTGGTCCGACGCCACTGAGGAGGCCAACGCCGCTTCCGCTCTGTGCGATGCCGGCTGCGTGATGATCTCCCAGCACTCCGATAACACCACCCCCGCCACCATGGCTCAGACCAAGGGTGCTTTCCATACCGGCTACAACAACGACATGACCGGCGTTGCTCCCGATGCCTCCCTGATCGGCACCCGCATCGACTGGGCTCCCTACTTTGAGTACGCCATCGAGACCGTCTACAACGGCGGCACCATCGATCAGGACTGGTGCAAGGGCATTGCCGACGGCTCCGTGGTCATGACCACCCTGAACGAGAAGATCTGCGCTAAGGGTACTGCCGAGAAGGTGGCCGAGGTGGAGAAGGCTCTGAAGGACGGCACTCTGCAGGTCTTTGATACCAGCAAGTTCACCGTCAAAGGTGAGACCGTCACCCACGCCTTCGCTCTGGATACCGACGGCGACTTCACCCCCGACGCCGAGGAGGCCGTGTTCGACGGCGCTTTCCACGAGTCCTACTTCCAGTCCGCCCCCTACTTCACCCTGCAGATCGACGGGATCGAGTGGCTGAACTCCGCCTACGGCAACTAAGCCTCTCCCTCCCCAGCCAAGCGGACAACAAGCTGTAAACTGAAAAAGGGTACGGCTGCACGCAGGCAGCCGTACCCTTTTTTCGTGGTGGTATCTAAAAAATTTTTAGTTTTCCTGACGATTTGTTGATTTCTCCAAAAAATCAGCGGTACTTTCTGCATAGCAGACGCCCAGTTTTTATTTACTTTTTCGGCTGCTTATGATAACATATTTATATTATATATTGTCCGGAAACCGTACCGGGGCGGCAGCGCCCCAATTCACAACGAAAGGATGACAGCCTTGGAAACTGTTTGCGCCATTGAGCTGAGAAACATCACCAAACGTTTCGGCAGCGTCGTCGCCAACGATGGCATCAATCTGGCCCTGAACCGTGGTGAGATCCTCTCCCTGCTGGGGGAGAACGGCAGCGGTAAGACCACCCTGATGAATATGCTGGCCGGCATCTATTTCCCTGACGAGGGCGAGATCTTGGTAGAGGGGAAGCCCGTATCCATCCGCTCCCCCAAGGATTCCTTCCAGTACGGCATCGGCATGATCCATCAGCACTATAAGCTGGTGGACGTGTTCACCGCCGCCGAGAACATCGTGTTGGGTCTGGACGAGGGCGGCCGCCTGGACATCAAGGCCGCCAACGCCAAGGTCAAGGAGATCTGCGACCGCTACGGCTTCGACATCGACCCCACTCAGAAGATCTACGATATGTCCGTCTCTCAGAAGCAGACGGTGGAGATCGTCAAGGTCCTGTACCGTGGGGCGGATATCCTCATTCTGGACGAGCCCACCGCCGTGCTGACCCCGCAGGAGACGGAGAAGCTCTTCACCGTCCTGCGGAACATGAAGGCCGACGGCAAGGCCATCGTCATCATCACCCACAAGCTCCACGAGGTCATGGCCCTGTCCGACAAGGTGGCCGTCCTCCGCAAGGGCAAGTACATCGGCACCGTCAAGACCTCCGAGACGAATCCGCAGGCTCTGACGGACATGATGGTGGGCCACAGTGTGACCCTGAACATCGACCGCCCCAAGTACGACGCTCCCGTCCCCCGCCTGACCCTGAAG
The genomic region above belongs to Vescimonas coprocola and contains:
- a CDS encoding ABC transporter ATP-binding protein — translated: MTALETVCAIELRNITKRFGSVVANDGINLALNRGEILSLLGENGSGKTTLMNMLAGIYFPDEGEILVEGKPVSIRSPKDSFQYGIGMIHQHYKLVDVFTAAENIVLGLDEGGRLDIKAANAKVKEICDRYGFDIDPTQKIYDMSVSQKQTVEIVKVLYRGADILILDEPTAVLTPQETEKLFTVLRNMKADGKAIVIITHKLHEVMALSDKVAVLRKGKYIGTVKTSETNPQALTDMMVGHSVTLNIDRPKYDAPVPRLTLKGITCYDGEGVKRLDNVSFTALGGEILGIAGIAGSGQRELLEAIAGLHPVAEGSIQFTPEGKPASELVGKTPMQIKKAGVAMAFVPEDRLGMGLVGSMGMTDNMMLRSWRKGKGIFVNRKDPNELAMQVWKELEVVTPSTDFPVRRMSGGNVQKVLVGREIATAPSVLMTAYAVRGLDINTSYTIYNLLTKEKMQGSAVIYVGEDLDVLLELCDRILVLCGGKVSGIVDGRTTTKEEVGLLMTRVGGKEKAAHE
- a CDS encoding BMP family ABC transporter substrate-binding protein is translated as MKKILALILALVMALSLVACGSKDDNDTPDDGDKTNTIKVGLICIGDENDQGYTYNFIRGKEAATQALAAKGINVEWVIKYNKGENDDCTNANIECAEEGCQLIINNSYGHEPFMLKVAGKSEYKDIQFIGCANCGSRSDSLENTHNAFANIYEGRYVAGVVAGMKLQEMIDNGDITAEQAVIGYVGAFSFAEVISGFTAYYLGAKSVCPSVTMKVQFVGSWSDATEEANAASALCDAGCVMISQHSDNTTPATMAQTKGAFHTGYNNDMTGVAPDASLIGTRIDWAPYFEYAIETVYNGGTIDQDWCKGIADGSVVMTTLNEKICAKGTAEKVAEVEKALKDGTLQVFDTSKFTVKGETVTHAFALDTDGDFTPDAEEAVFDGAFHESYFQSAPYFTLQIDGIEWLNSAYGN
- the arcC gene encoding carbamate kinase — protein: MSKRIVIALGGNALGNTAAQQLELVSLTAKPIVDLIAAGNEVIIAHGNGPQVGMINLGLSTAAEAGAIKSDMPFPECGAMSQGYIGYHLQNAIGNELTARGLRKDVATVVTQVLVDENDPAFQHPTKPIGSFYDKVAADRIMAQRGCTMVEDAGRGWRQVVPSPKPVDVIEKNTVRALVDSGTVVITVGGGGIPVVRRNGRLVGTPAVIDKDFASAKLAELLNADMLIILTAVEKVAINFGKHDQQWLSDLTPELARQYIAEGQFAPGSMLPKVQAALSFAESAPGRVALITLLEKAKDGIEGKTGTRVHL